A region from the Lolium perenne isolate Kyuss_39 chromosome 4, Kyuss_2.0, whole genome shotgun sequence genome encodes:
- the LOC139839249 gene encoding uncharacterized protein, whose translation MPPRRRPSSGYHGVRARPSGRFDAEIRSGEERIRLGTFDTAHEAARAYDAVAWRLGRSRRTMNFHDVFTREQAEMLAPPPPLITREQQRRHRELEQRLLIAERDEALRLEWARRFPEDVAAMEAFYAQKEEEKAAMKAKKKWTTTSTPVLDTTLSSSDFDWESDDQSEE comes from the exons atgcctccgcgccgccgcccctcctccggctaccacggtgtccgagcgcggccgagcggccggttcgacgcggaaatccgctccggcgaggagcggatcCGCCTTGGCACGTTCGACACcgcgcacgaggcggcgcgggcgTACGACGCCGTCGCCTGGCGGCTCGGCCGCTCCCGGCGGACGATGAACTTCCACGACGTCTTCACGCGGGAGCAAGCGGAGAtgctggcgccgccgccgccgctgatcaCGCGCGAACAGCAGCGCCGACATCGGGAGCTGGAGCAGCGCCTcctcatcgccgagcgcgacgaggcgcTGCGCCTCGAATGGGCgcgccgcttccccgaggacgttgccgccatggaggccttctacgcgcagaaggaggaggagaaggcggcgatgaaagcgaagaaaaag TGGACGACGACGTCGACGCCGGTGTTGGACACGACACTGAGCAGCTCCGACTTCGACTGGGAGTCCGACGACCAGTCGGAGGAGTAG
- the LOC127295204 gene encoding uncharacterized protein — MRAIARAASLLRRAVDCPPQLGAIVRDAPLVSKILPNVYFNRYSTHLAPANEVLIPPELLSSKSVWTPDRELGQYEDLVGRVTNFHNEDKGFMVLDGDVFDVPIRKDIVHRVVRWQLAKRQQGTHSTKTISEVSGTGRKPYKQKGTGRARHGTLRGCQFRGGATMHGPKPRSHAFKLQKKVRRLGLKIALSARTAEGKLCIFEDLEVPSHKTKNIVQYIKQMDDTKVLLVDGGDIDKKLKLATQNLHYVNVIPSIGLNVYSILQHDTIVMTRDAINRIVERMHTPISR, encoded by the exons ATGCGCGCCATCGCACGTGCAGCGTCGCTCCTGCGCCGCGCCGTCGACTGCCCGCCGCAGCTCGGCGCCATCGTCCGCGACGCCCCGCTCGTCAGCAAG ATATTGCCAAATGTCTACTTCAATCGGTACTCTACTCATTTAGCTCCTGCAAATGAGGTGCTGATTCCACCGGAACTTCTATCTAGCAAGAGTGTTTGGACCCCAGACCGAGAGCTAG GGCAGTATGAGGACCTAGTAGGTAGAGTAACAAACTTCCATAATGAGGACAAGGGATTCATGGTTTTGGATGGTGATGTTTTTGATGTTCCAATTAGGAAGGATATTGTTCACAGAGTAGTAAGGTGGCAACTTGCTAAAAGGCAACAG GGGACACACTCAACTAAAACTATCAGTGAAGTGAGTGGCACGGGAAGAAAGCCTTACAAGCAAAAAGGAACTGGAAGAGCACGCCATGGAACGCTGCGTGGTTGTCAG TTTCGAGGTGGTGCGACCATGCATGGCCCTAAACCACGAAGTCATGCATTCAAGCTGCAAAAGAAAGTACGACGCCTAGGACTTAAAATAGCGTTGTCTGCCCGAACAGCTGAGGGGAAG CTCTGCATCTTTGAGGACTTGGAAGTCCCTAGCCACAAGACGAAAAACATTGTGCAGTACATAAAGCAGATGGACGATACGAAGGTCTTGTTGGTGGATGGAGGCGACATTGATAAGAAGTTGAAGCTAGCAACTCAAAATCTTCACTATGTGAATGTCATCCCATCCATT GGCCTCAATGTCTACAGCATCCTGCAGCATGACACCATTGTGATGACTCGAGACGCCATCAACAGAATCGTCGAGCGGATGCACACCCCCATCAGCCGCTAG